Proteins encoded within one genomic window of Streptomyces sp. NBC_01314:
- a CDS encoding MIP/aquaporin family protein: MSNGDIFVGEVIGTAILILFGAGVCAAVTLRFSKARASGWIVIAFGWGFAVLAGAYTAAPLSGGHLNPAVTTAIAIDTGSWDKVWVYLLGQLVGAMLGAVLAYLVYLAQFRANVRKEGTTEGTAHEPTPTLGIFSTIPEIRNPVANLITEIIATIALVLPILAFGRNTGIGIGQIPGEEAGIYGSGISVLLVSFLVVGIGLSLGGPTGYAINPARDLGPRIVHTFLPIPNKGTSDWGYAWIPVVGPLVGGAFAGLIYHAAF, encoded by the coding sequence ATGAGCAACGGAGACATATTCGTCGGTGAGGTCATCGGTACGGCGATCCTGATTCTCTTCGGCGCCGGTGTGTGCGCCGCCGTCACCCTCAGGTTCTCGAAGGCGAGGGCGTCGGGCTGGATCGTCATCGCGTTCGGCTGGGGCTTCGCCGTACTGGCGGGCGCCTACACCGCCGCTCCCCTGTCGGGCGGGCACCTCAACCCGGCGGTGACGACAGCGATCGCGATCGACACGGGGAGCTGGGACAAGGTCTGGGTGTATCTGCTCGGCCAACTGGTCGGCGCGATGCTCGGCGCGGTCCTCGCCTACCTCGTCTATCTCGCGCAGTTCCGGGCGAACGTCCGCAAGGAGGGCACCACCGAGGGCACGGCGCACGAACCGACGCCGACCCTCGGGATCTTCTCCACCATCCCGGAGATCCGGAACCCGGTCGCCAACCTGATCACGGAGATCATCGCGACGATCGCTCTGGTTCTGCCGATCCTCGCCTTCGGCCGGAACACGGGCATCGGCATCGGCCAGATCCCCGGCGAAGAGGCCGGAATCTACGGCTCCGGCATCTCGGTCCTGCTGGTGTCCTTCCTGGTCGTCGGTATCGGTCTCTCCCTCGGCGGGCCCACCGGCTACGCGATCAACCCGGCCCGTGACCTCGGCCCGCGCATCGTGCACACCTTCCTGCCGATCCCGAACAAGGGCACCTCGGACTGGGGTTACGCCTGGATCCCGGTCGTCGGCCCCCTGGTCGGCGGTGCCTTCGCGGGCCTCATCTACCACGCAGCCTTCTGA